The Agromyces marinus genome window below encodes:
- a CDS encoding ABC transporter permease: protein MNDFRLPLGTIVESAIDVLTDALDGLFAVIRAIFAGFYGAVDFVLSAPPFWAVIAVIAAIAWLAKGWKLAIGTALGLLVIVGVDQWDNAMDSLALVLVSSAIAVAIAIPLGILAARNDLASRVIRPILDFMQTMPAFVYLIPALILFRVGVVPGIVATIVFAMAPGVRLTELGIRGVDREVVEAGQAFGSSPARILRQIQLPLAMPSIMAGVNQVIMLSLSMVVIAGMVGAGGLGGQVVQSLTRIDVGLGFEAGLSVVILAIVLDRITGALGTGRRRLFRRGSEPAKATDASKTTDLAETGGTGLPVKHSAATAPVGSK from the coding sequence ATGAACGACTTCCGCCTGCCCCTGGGCACGATCGTCGAGTCGGCGATCGACGTCCTGACCGATGCGCTCGACGGCCTCTTCGCCGTCATCCGCGCCATCTTCGCCGGGTTCTACGGCGCCGTCGACTTCGTGCTCTCCGCACCGCCGTTCTGGGCGGTGATCGCCGTGATCGCGGCCATCGCGTGGCTCGCGAAGGGCTGGAAGCTCGCGATCGGCACGGCGCTGGGCCTCCTGGTGATCGTGGGCGTCGACCAGTGGGACAACGCGATGGACAGCCTCGCGCTGGTGCTCGTCTCGAGTGCGATCGCGGTCGCGATCGCCATCCCGCTCGGCATCCTCGCGGCACGCAACGACCTCGCAAGCCGCGTCATCCGCCCCATCCTCGACTTCATGCAGACGATGCCCGCCTTCGTCTACCTGATCCCCGCACTCATCCTGTTCCGCGTCGGCGTCGTTCCCGGCATCGTCGCGACCATCGTGTTCGCGATGGCTCCGGGCGTGCGGCTGACCGAGCTCGGCATCCGCGGCGTCGACCGCGAGGTCGTCGAGGCCGGCCAGGCGTTCGGCTCGTCGCCCGCGCGGATCCTCCGCCAGATCCAGCTTCCGCTCGCGATGCCGAGCATCATGGCCGGTGTCAACCAGGTCATCATGCTCTCGCTGTCGATGGTCGTCATCGCCGGCATGGTCGGCGCGGGCGGCCTCGGCGGCCAGGTCGTGCAGTCGCTCACGCGCATCGACGTGGGCCTCGGCTTCGAGGCGGGCCTGTCGGTCGTGATCCTCGCGATCGTGCTCGACCGGATCACCGGGGCGCTCGGCACGGGCCGGCGCCGCCTGTTCCGGCGGGGCTCGGAGCCCGCGAAGGCGACGGATGCCTCGAAGACGACCGATCTCGCCGAGACCGGCGGCACGGGCCTGCCCGTGAAGCACTCGGCAGCCACGGCGCCAGTCGGCTCGAAGTAA
- a CDS encoding quaternary amine ABC transporter ATP-binding protein, giving the protein MLESPAIDPETTTEPEPELDPVAERAAETARRAAPAIEVRSLTRFFGKRPAEALQKLRSGASRADVAHLGTAAVVDAEFDVRRGEIFVVMGLSGSGKSTLIRMLNGLLEPTSGSVTVMGERITGVSPKRLRAIRRDHVSMVFQHFALLPHRSVLDNAAYGLEIQGVPAEERRERAERVLQRVGLGGWGDKRPSELSGGMQQRVGLARALAADTDILLMDEAFSALDPLIRREMQEQLVELQQELGKTIVFITHDLNEAMFLGDRIAVMRDGRIVQLGTAEEILTDPADDYVAQFVQDVDRARVLTAGNVMESPRAIVSSSAGPRAALRIMRDQQTSTVFVVAPGRRLLGVAHDREVLRLVQRGARRLDDAVRDDIATVGPDVYLSELFESSVEQELPLAVVDDERRLLGVVPRVTLLAALGNVATTGEFPAVDPPATVPVDVITETLRNTEPGGSEPEPVSAADEGSRA; this is encoded by the coding sequence ATGCTCGAATCGCCCGCAATCGACCCCGAGACCACAACCGAACCCGAACCCGAACTCGACCCCGTCGCCGAGCGTGCCGCGGAGACCGCCCGCCGCGCAGCACCCGCGATCGAGGTCCGCTCGCTCACCCGCTTCTTCGGCAAGCGCCCCGCCGAGGCGCTGCAGAAGCTCCGCTCCGGCGCCTCGCGCGCCGATGTCGCCCACCTCGGCACCGCCGCGGTCGTCGACGCCGAGTTCGACGTCCGCCGGGGCGAGATCTTCGTCGTCATGGGCCTGTCGGGCTCCGGCAAGTCGACCCTCATCCGCATGCTCAACGGCCTGCTCGAGCCCACCTCGGGGTCGGTCACGGTCATGGGGGAGCGCATCACGGGCGTGTCGCCGAAGCGCCTCCGCGCCATCCGCCGCGACCACGTGTCGATGGTCTTCCAGCACTTCGCACTGCTGCCGCACCGGAGCGTGCTCGACAACGCGGCGTACGGCCTGGAGATCCAGGGCGTCCCTGCCGAGGAGCGTCGCGAGCGCGCCGAGCGCGTCCTCCAGCGCGTCGGCCTCGGCGGGTGGGGCGACAAGCGGCCCTCCGAGCTCTCGGGCGGCATGCAGCAGCGCGTCGGGCTCGCCCGCGCACTCGCGGCGGACACCGACATCCTGCTCATGGACGAGGCCTTCTCGGCGCTCGACCCGCTCATCCGCCGCGAGATGCAGGAGCAGCTCGTCGAGCTCCAGCAGGAGCTCGGCAAGACCATCGTCTTCATCACGCACGACCTGAACGAGGCGATGTTCCTCGGCGACCGCATCGCGGTCATGCGGGACGGCCGCATCGTGCAGCTCGGGACGGCCGAGGAGATCCTCACGGACCCGGCCGACGACTACGTCGCCCAGTTCGTCCAGGACGTCGACCGGGCCCGCGTGCTCACGGCGGGCAACGTCATGGAGTCGCCGCGCGCGATCGTGTCGTCGTCGGCCGGACCCCGTGCGGCGCTGCGCATCATGCGCGACCAGCAGACCTCGACGGTCTTCGTCGTCGCGCCCGGTCGTCGCCTGCTGGGCGTGGCGCACGACCGCGAGGTCCTGCGTCTCGTGCAGCGCGGAGCGCGCAGGCTCGACGACGCGGTCCGCGACGACATCGCGACCGTTGGCCCCGACGTGTACCTCTCGGAGCTCTTCGAGAGCTCGGTCGAGCAGGAGCTTCCGCTCGCCGTGGTCGACGACGAGCGGCGCCTGCTCGGCGTCGTGCCGCGGGTGACGCTGCTCGCCGCGCTCGGCAACGTCGCGACGACCGGCGAGTTCCCCGCGGTCGACCCGCCGGCGACCGTGCCGGTCGACGTCATCACGGAGACCCTCCGCAACACCGAGCCGGGCGGGTCCGAACCCGAACCCGTCTCCGCCGCCGACGAGGGGAGCCGCGCATGA
- a CDS encoding WD40 repeat domain-containing protein, with protein sequence MSAEHGHERGHEQARDRPGNGRRARRSFRLTAAALLCVLATVGAAATVAGTARGPRVLDTVLAVDQASAAAGAMVRFRFDRPVDSVDEIRTEPLAPVEVDVADRIVEVRFAEPLADGARYRVEVEVAASTGASSRADADFETPALGLLLLERDPTGPDLVKRTTASATSPEAVHRAERIQRVALAAEVVVALEADAAGALTLAFAAPGQDEPARLPLHGAATVRRLTGSPTSATVAWIESAERGANAPGRLRVLKLAGAAASAPVDVTDAAGDPLDVVDALWVPGGASLVVHLRDGGVGIVDAGSGGFTHLGVHAELRGVLPGRSAAVVADPDGTTVLDLATGAARRVDVPSAALPDGAIPGRLVPLDADGAHLVDVLLVDADRPTRVVAYVDGSGSRVLFASEPGTDVTDVCPSPNGRTAAVTAASSTGGPETTALVDIATGETLARLGGGRPSWC encoded by the coding sequence ATGTCCGCTGAGCACGGGCACGAGCGCGGGCACGAGCAGGCGCGCGATCGCCCGGGGAACGGCCGACGCGCCCGCCGTTCGTTCCGACTGACGGCGGCCGCGCTGCTCTGCGTGCTCGCGACGGTCGGTGCCGCGGCGACGGTCGCCGGAACGGCACGGGGACCGCGCGTGCTCGACACCGTGCTGGCCGTCGACCAGGCGTCGGCCGCGGCGGGAGCGATGGTCCGGTTCCGGTTCGATCGTCCGGTCGATTCGGTCGACGAGATCCGGACCGAGCCGCTCGCACCGGTCGAGGTCGACGTGGCGGACCGGATCGTGGAGGTGCGGTTCGCGGAACCGCTGGCGGACGGCGCCCGCTACCGGGTCGAGGTGGAGGTCGCGGCATCCACCGGAGCGAGCTCGAGGGCCGATGCGGACTTCGAGACCCCAGCTCTGGGCCTGCTGCTGCTCGAACGCGATCCGACCGGTCCCGACCTGGTCAAGCGGACGACGGCCTCGGCGACATCGCCCGAGGCCGTGCACCGTGCCGAGCGGATCCAGCGCGTGGCGCTCGCGGCCGAGGTGGTCGTCGCGCTCGAGGCCGACGCTGCGGGCGCCCTGACGTTGGCGTTCGCGGCACCAGGTCAGGACGAACCCGCACGGCTGCCGTTGCACGGCGCGGCGACGGTGCGTCGCCTGACGGGTTCGCCGACGTCGGCCACGGTCGCGTGGATCGAGTCCGCCGAACGCGGGGCGAACGCGCCGGGCCGGCTCAGGGTCCTGAAGCTGGCGGGGGCGGCGGCGTCGGCTCCCGTCGACGTGACCGACGCGGCAGGGGACCCGCTCGACGTGGTCGATGCCCTGTGGGTGCCGGGCGGCGCGTCGCTCGTGGTCCACCTGCGCGACGGCGGCGTCGGCATCGTGGACGCCGGGTCGGGTGGGTTCACGCACCTCGGCGTGCACGCCGAACTGCGGGGCGTGCTCCCCGGGCGTTCGGCCGCGGTGGTGGCCGACCCGGATGGCACGACCGTGCTGGACCTGGCCACCGGGGCGGCTCGCCGGGTCGACGTGCCGTCGGCCGCGCTGCCCGACGGCGCGATCCCGGGCAGGCTCGTCCCGCTCGACGCCGACGGCGCGCACCTCGTCGACGTCCTGCTGGTCGATGCCGACCGGCCCACCCGGGTCGTGGCGTACGTGGACGGAAGCGGTTCGCGCGTGCTGTTCGCATCCGAGCCGGGAACGGATGTCACGGACGTGTGCCCGTCGCCGAACGGGCGTACCGCCGCCGTCACCGCGGCATCGTCGACGGGCGGACCCGAGACGACCGCGCTGGTCGACATCGCGACGGGCGAAACGCTCGCACGCCTGGGCGGCGGGCGCCCATCCTGGTGCTGA
- a CDS encoding TIGR03943 family putative permease subunit yields the protein MREFAARWGGVALVAIGVVSIVWLAATGRMTLYVHPAHVPFAVVMAVLGGVLVAVACATDERRGRGAAAREPGSGRRAASSLAAVGVLAVGMLVLPPAALSPALAADRVTDVAPALLAGDPADAVGADSSEFTVRDWASVVASGADPGALAPPEALIGFAMPSDELGEDGFVLTRFAITHCAIDAQPVGVEVSLSGWRSRLAEGEWVSVAGVFGARAEPGRAPVIEATSVEPIPAPEDPYVR from the coding sequence TTGCGTGAGTTCGCGGCCCGATGGGGCGGCGTCGCACTCGTCGCGATCGGGGTGGTCTCGATCGTGTGGTTGGCGGCGACCGGGCGGATGACCCTGTACGTCCACCCGGCTCACGTGCCGTTCGCCGTGGTGATGGCCGTGCTCGGGGGAGTGCTCGTGGCGGTCGCCTGCGCGACCGACGAGCGACGCGGGCGGGGGGCCGCCGCACGCGAGCCCGGTTCGGGACGCAGGGCCGCGTCGAGCCTCGCCGCGGTCGGAGTGCTCGCGGTGGGCATGCTCGTCCTCCCGCCGGCCGCGCTCTCGCCGGCGCTCGCCGCAGACCGGGTGACGGATGTCGCTCCCGCCCTGCTCGCAGGCGACCCCGCCGACGCGGTCGGTGCGGACTCGTCGGAGTTCACCGTGCGCGACTGGGCCTCGGTCGTCGCGTCGGGCGCGGATCCGGGCGCGCTGGCGCCGCCCGAGGCGCTCATCGGCTTCGCGATGCCGTCGGACGAACTGGGCGAGGACGGGTTCGTGTTGACCCGGTTCGCGATCACGCACTGCGCGATCGACGCGCAACCGGTCGGCGTGGAGGTGTCGCTGTCCGGTTGGCGTTCGAGGCTGGCCGAGGGGGAGTGGGTCAGCGTCGCGGGCGTCTTCGGCGCACGCGCGGAGCCGGGCCGGGCCCCGGTGATCGAGGCGACCTCGGTCGAGCCGATCCCGGCACCCGAGGACCCGTATGTCCGCTGA
- a CDS encoding permease produces MTIAPARGDGPQARPTPARAVAPGLLAAMALLGALVTVRVLAPESAALPEGGLQDGITLALSVLLESIPFVILGIALAIAVRVYLPTERILARLPRRPAVRRAILSLLGVVLPVCECGNVPMTRGLLMRGLSVPEAMTFLLAAPILNPVTIVVTWQVFGWEDGILLWRIIGGFAIANLVGWLLARHPDPRRMLVPERVAASGHDHGATGHDHGATGHDHGAAGHDHGAPASRLTRAGRMFREESGAVMPALVVGCAIAGAIQVAVPRGVLVDLGQNALLSVLVLMALAFVVSICSNVDAFFILPFAGAFLPGGIVAFLVFGPMIDVKMLALMRTTFTARTLALVTAVVAAACFALGAGVNALA; encoded by the coding sequence GTGACCATCGCACCCGCACGCGGCGACGGCCCGCAGGCGCGACCCACCCCAGCCCGGGCCGTCGCGCCGGGCCTGCTCGCCGCGATGGCGCTCCTCGGTGCGCTGGTCACGGTGCGCGTGCTGGCACCCGAGTCCGCTGCGCTCCCCGAGGGCGGCCTGCAGGACGGGATCACCCTCGCGCTGAGCGTGCTGCTGGAGAGCATCCCGTTCGTGATCCTCGGCATCGCGCTGGCCATCGCGGTGCGCGTGTACCTGCCCACCGAGCGGATCCTCGCGCGCCTGCCGCGTCGGCCCGCGGTGCGGCGGGCGATCCTGTCGCTGCTCGGGGTCGTGCTGCCGGTCTGCGAGTGCGGCAACGTGCCCATGACGCGCGGCCTGCTCATGCGCGGCCTCTCGGTGCCCGAGGCGATGACCTTCCTCCTCGCCGCCCCGATCCTGAACCCGGTGACCATCGTCGTGACGTGGCAGGTGTTCGGGTGGGAGGACGGGATCCTGCTCTGGCGCATCATCGGCGGGTTCGCGATCGCGAACCTCGTCGGATGGCTGCTCGCGAGGCACCCCGATCCGCGGCGGATGCTCGTGCCCGAGCGGGTCGCGGCATCCGGCCACGACCACGGGGCCACCGGGCACGACCACGGGGCCACCGGCCACGACCACGGTGCCGCGGGGCACGATCACGGGGCGCCCGCCTCGCGACTCACGCGCGCCGGGCGGATGTTCCGCGAGGAGTCCGGGGCCGTCATGCCCGCCCTCGTCGTCGGCTGCGCGATCGCCGGCGCGATCCAGGTCGCCGTGCCGCGCGGCGTGCTGGTCGACCTCGGGCAGAACGCGCTGCTGTCGGTGCTCGTGCTCATGGCGCTCGCCTTCGTCGTCTCGATCTGCTCGAACGTCGACGCGTTCTTCATCCTCCCGTTCGCCGGCGCGTTCCTGCCCGGCGGCATCGTGGCCTTCCTGGTCTTCGGCCCGATGATCGACGTGAAGATGCTCGCCCTCATGCGCACGACCTTCACGGCCCGCACGCTCGCACTGGTCACCGCGGTCGTCGCCGCCGCGTGCTTCGCACTCGGAGCGGGGGTGAACGCGCTTGCGTGA
- a CDS encoding Fur family transcriptional regulator: MKRNTWQREAVREALDGTDGFISAQALHSALHAGGSPIGLATVYRALGDLAASGDADSLQSPEGESLYRACSTGHHHHLICRSCGLTVEIGADEVEEWAGRQAAEHGFTRAAHVVDVFGFCAECSARLGG; the protein is encoded by the coding sequence ATGAAACGGAACACCTGGCAGCGCGAGGCGGTGCGCGAGGCGCTCGACGGCACCGACGGATTCATCAGCGCGCAGGCGCTGCACTCCGCGCTGCACGCTGGGGGATCGCCCATCGGCCTCGCGACCGTGTACCGCGCCCTCGGCGACCTCGCCGCGAGCGGCGACGCCGACTCGCTGCAGTCGCCGGAGGGCGAGTCGCTCTACCGGGCGTGCAGCACCGGTCACCACCACCACCTGATCTGCCGCTCGTGCGGGCTCACCGTCGAGATCGGCGCGGACGAGGTCGAGGAGTGGGCCGGGCGCCAGGCGGCCGAGCACGGATTCACGCGTGCGGCGCACGTGGTCGACGTGTTCGGCTTCTGCGCCGAGTGCAGCGCACGCCTCGGCGGATGA
- a CDS encoding metal ABC transporter permease, with translation MGYFERALLAAVVIGAGSGFVGALVVLRRRTFFAQALTHATYPGAVLAAALGFSVPLGAAVASVVIVAVMAAIARVRRQGAQVAAGIVLTGGFAAGAILQAVIPGLPVHPESILVGSILTVTEQDIALAAVVLVASVALVVAFGPRIVFSTFDPAGFRAAGFREWPVEVLVLGLTAASVVSSLPAVGAILAIALIAAPAAAAKAVVPTYRGVLLAAPVIGAASGVIGVLVSRAAAVAAGPAIALAATGFLLIALLGSQLRRLPSRRAPIPVETAEDARIA, from the coding sequence ATGGGCTACTTCGAACGTGCCCTGCTCGCCGCCGTCGTGATCGGCGCCGGGTCCGGCTTCGTCGGCGCGCTCGTCGTCCTGCGTCGGCGGACGTTCTTCGCGCAGGCGCTCACGCACGCCACCTACCCGGGCGCGGTCCTCGCCGCGGCACTCGGGTTCAGCGTGCCGCTCGGCGCGGCCGTGGCATCCGTCGTCATCGTCGCCGTCATGGCGGCCATCGCCCGCGTCCGCAGGCAGGGCGCCCAGGTCGCGGCCGGGATCGTGCTCACGGGCGGCTTCGCCGCCGGGGCGATCCTGCAGGCGGTGATCCCCGGGCTCCCCGTGCACCCCGAGTCGATCCTCGTCGGCTCGATCCTGACCGTCACCGAACAGGACATCGCACTCGCGGCTGTCGTGCTCGTGGCATCCGTCGCCCTCGTGGTCGCCTTCGGGCCCCGCATCGTGTTCTCGACCTTCGACCCCGCGGGGTTCCGCGCCGCCGGCTTCCGCGAATGGCCCGTCGAGGTGCTCGTGCTCGGCCTCACGGCGGCATCCGTCGTCAGCTCGCTGCCCGCGGTCGGGGCGATCCTCGCCATCGCGCTCATCGCCGCGCCGGCGGCAGCGGCGAAGGCGGTCGTGCCCACCTACCGCGGCGTGCTGCTCGCCGCGCCGGTGATCGGCGCGGCCTCTGGCGTCATCGGGGTGCTCGTCTCCCGGGCGGCCGCCGTCGCGGCGGGCCCGGCGATCGCGCTCGCGGCGACCGGCTTCCTGCTCATCGCGCTCCTCGGTTCCCAGTTGCGGCGGCTACCCTCGAGGCGAGCCCCCATACCGGTGGAGACCGCAGAGGACGCACGGATCGCATGA
- a CDS encoding metal ABC transporter permease — protein MSVGDMLFGAFALPFMGRALLVLLVLSIVAGIVGVLVNLRGLEFVSDGLTHAVFPGLAIGLAVGGTAGLVPGAAIAALIGAVLLTLFVRVGVTSDAAVAVVLTATFSVGVIVVSRSDDYAGELEALLFGRVLTIAPGDVVPLVIVSLVAAAAVALTLKQQVFRAFDPGGSRAAGDRGIVLDLVLNCAIALVVVAGASTVGTLLVLALLIVPGAAARLATHRLWLLFPVAALVGAVSAWLGLAVGFGISVGAGVDVPAGATVVAVFVGIYAVMLAARLIRDRVAATAKAGAH, from the coding sequence ATGAGCGTCGGCGACATGCTCTTCGGCGCCTTCGCACTGCCGTTCATGGGCCGTGCGCTGCTCGTCCTGCTCGTGCTCTCGATCGTCGCCGGAATCGTCGGCGTCCTCGTGAACCTGCGCGGACTCGAGTTCGTCAGCGACGGCCTGACCCACGCGGTCTTCCCCGGACTCGCGATCGGCCTCGCGGTCGGCGGCACCGCGGGCCTCGTGCCGGGCGCCGCGATCGCCGCGCTCATCGGCGCCGTGCTCCTCACGCTCTTCGTGCGCGTCGGGGTGACCTCCGACGCGGCCGTCGCGGTCGTGCTCACCGCGACCTTCAGCGTCGGCGTGATCGTCGTCTCGCGCAGCGACGACTACGCGGGCGAGCTCGAGGCGCTGCTGTTCGGCCGGGTCCTGACCATCGCACCGGGCGACGTCGTGCCGCTCGTGATCGTGTCGCTGGTGGCCGCGGCGGCCGTGGCCCTCACGCTCAAGCAGCAGGTGTTCCGAGCGTTCGACCCGGGCGGCAGCCGCGCCGCGGGCGACCGCGGCATCGTGCTCGACCTCGTGCTCAACTGCGCCATCGCGCTGGTCGTCGTCGCCGGCGCGAGCACGGTCGGCACGCTGCTCGTGCTGGCCCTGCTCATCGTCCCGGGCGCCGCAGCGCGGCTCGCGACGCATCGGCTCTGGCTGCTGTTCCCCGTCGCCGCGCTCGTCGGTGCCGTGAGCGCCTGGCTCGGCCTCGCGGTCGGGTTCGGCATCTCGGTCGGCGCAGGCGTCGACGTGCCCGCCGGGGCGACGGTCGTGGCCGTGTTCGTCGGGATCTACGCCGTCATGCTCGCGGCGCGCCTCATCCGCGACCGCGTCGCGGCGACGGCGAAGGCGGGGGCGCACTGA
- a CDS encoding metal ABC transporter ATP-binding protein, whose protein sequence is MTAVLALADAAFRHPGGAGISGVRLEVAPGEAVALIGPNGAGKSTLLRGILGLVPLVDGEMRIGGDTDAADGMIGFLPQTAEIDPDFPISLEQVVMQGRYRRLGLLRWPGRHDRQVVRGALGTVGLADRARTPFGDLSGGQRQRGLLARALASEPAFLLLDEPFNGLDQTNRDALLETVRQLKARGVAIIVSTHDLELAREVCDTVLLLNGRQVGCGPVEEMLTLEHVQECFEGVGVEIDEHTLVVPDHEGH, encoded by the coding sequence ATGACCGCCGTGCTCGCCCTCGCGGATGCCGCGTTCCGCCACCCGGGCGGCGCCGGCATCTCGGGCGTGCGACTCGAGGTCGCGCCCGGCGAGGCGGTCGCGCTCATCGGGCCGAACGGAGCCGGCAAGTCGACCCTGCTGCGCGGCATCCTCGGGCTCGTGCCCCTCGTCGATGGGGAGATGCGCATCGGCGGCGATACGGATGCCGCTGACGGCATGATCGGGTTCCTGCCGCAGACCGCGGAGATCGACCCCGACTTCCCGATCAGCCTGGAGCAGGTCGTCATGCAGGGCAGGTACCGCCGACTCGGCCTGCTCCGCTGGCCCGGCCGGCACGACCGGCAGGTCGTGCGCGGCGCACTCGGCACCGTTGGCCTCGCCGACCGGGCGCGCACTCCGTTCGGAGACCTCTCCGGCGGCCAGCGGCAGCGCGGACTGCTGGCGCGCGCGCTCGCCTCCGAGCCCGCGTTCCTGCTGCTCGACGAGCCGTTCAACGGGCTCGACCAGACCAACCGCGACGCACTGCTCGAGACCGTCCGGCAGCTCAAGGCCCGCGGCGTCGCGATCATCGTCTCGACGCACGACCTCGAGCTGGCGCGCGAGGTCTGCGACACGGTCCTGCTGCTCAACGGCCGGCAGGTCGGCTGCGGTCCCGTCGAAGAGATGCTCACGCTCGAGCACGTCCAGGAGTGCTTCGAGGGCGTCGGCGTCGAGATCGACGAGCACACGCTCGTCGTGCCCGACCACGAGGGGCATTGA
- a CDS encoding metal ABC transporter substrate-binding protein: protein MPRTPTRRATIPALALSVSSIALLAGCAAPGDGAGGDGVQIVATTTQVADFAGRIVGDGAEVTGLLAPGQSAHAFDPSAAQLLALGSADALVVNGAGLEEWLDDAVAASGFDGVLVDASTGIELEATDAEHHDHDHDHDHGTDGAGEAGESDHDDHAHDDHAHDHDEEHDHSGGNPHIWTDPALAERMALNIAAGLADVPGLDAAAVDANTADYVAELDALDEWIAANVEQVPVDERLLVTNHDAYTYFLHAYDITFVGSVIPSFDDNAEPSAAEIDELVERIRETGVHAVFSEASISSKTAETIAAEAGVEVYAGDEALYGDSLGRPGTDGETYLGSQIHNTRLILQSWGVEPSELPAVLQG, encoded by the coding sequence ATGCCCCGCACTCCGACCCGTCGCGCCACGATCCCCGCGCTCGCTCTCTCCGTGTCGTCCATCGCCCTGCTCGCCGGATGCGCCGCCCCCGGCGACGGCGCCGGCGGCGACGGCGTGCAGATCGTCGCGACGACGACCCAGGTCGCCGACTTCGCCGGGCGGATCGTGGGGGACGGCGCCGAGGTGACCGGCCTGCTCGCACCGGGCCAGAGCGCGCACGCGTTCGACCCGTCGGCCGCGCAACTGCTCGCGCTGGGGTCCGCCGACGCGCTCGTCGTGAACGGCGCCGGACTCGAGGAGTGGCTCGACGACGCCGTCGCCGCGTCCGGGTTCGACGGCGTGCTCGTGGACGCGAGCACCGGGATCGAGCTGGAGGCCACCGACGCCGAGCACCACGATCACGACCACGATCACGACCACGGCACAGACGGAGCCGGGGAGGCGGGGGAGTCCGACCACGACGACCACGCTCACGACGACCACGCTCACGACCACGACGAGGAGCACGACCACTCCGGCGGGAACCCCCACATCTGGACCGACCCGGCGCTGGCCGAGCGCATGGCCCTGAACATCGCCGCGGGGCTCGCGGACGTCCCCGGTCTCGACGCGGCAGCCGTCGACGCGAACACCGCCGACTACGTCGCCGAGCTCGACGCGCTCGACGAGTGGATCGCCGCCAACGTCGAGCAGGTCCCCGTCGACGAGCGCCTGCTCGTGACCAACCACGACGCGTACACCTACTTCCTCCACGCGTACGACATCACCTTCGTCGGAAGCGTGATCCCGAGCTTCGACGACAACGCCGAGCCGAGCGCCGCCGAGATCGACGAACTCGTCGAGCGGATCCGGGAGACGGGCGTGCACGCGGTCTTCTCGGAGGCGTCGATCTCGTCCAAGACCGCCGAGACCATCGCCGCCGAGGCCGGCGTCGAGGTGTACGCGGGCGACGAAGCGCTCTACGGCGACTCGCTCGGTCGCCCGGGCACCGACGGCGAGACCTACCTCGGCAGCCAGATCCACAACACGCGCCTGATCCTGCAGTCGTGGGGCGTCGAGCCTTCCGAGCTCCCGGCCGTGCTGCAAGGATGA
- a CDS encoding GNAT family N-acetyltransferase, translated as METATSPITLHPFTLADAERLLGGDVDPLDGWEGGYSFTDEPELLAEYIRAVREDGDPAPFGPYLVRRVDDDAREGAAIGGVNLFGPPDERGAVEFAFGLVPAARGEGLARHVVEAALDVLRDAGVSTARAECEIANLPARRTLEQAGLVEVARVDGSVLLEARL; from the coding sequence GTGGAAACCGCCACGAGCCCGATAACCCTGCACCCGTTCACCCTCGCCGACGCCGAGCGACTGCTCGGCGGAGACGTCGACCCTCTCGACGGCTGGGAGGGCGGATACTCGTTCACCGATGAGCCCGAACTGCTCGCCGAGTACATCCGCGCCGTTCGCGAGGACGGCGACCCGGCCCCCTTCGGCCCCTATCTCGTGCGCCGGGTCGACGACGACGCCCGCGAAGGCGCCGCCATCGGGGGAGTGAACCTGTTCGGCCCGCCCGACGAGCGGGGTGCCGTCGAGTTCGCCTTCGGCCTCGTCCCCGCCGCCCGCGGCGAGGGGCTCGCACGCCACGTCGTCGAGGCTGCCCTCGACGTACTCCGCGACGCCGGCGTCTCGACCGCCCGAGCGGAATGCGAGATCGCGAACCTCCCGGCCCGCCGAACGCTCGAGCAGGCCGGGCTCGTCGAGGTCGCGCGCGTCGACGGCTCGGTCCTGCTCGAAGCGCGGCTCTAG
- a CDS encoding HNH endonuclease gives MDNDLTDEQWTALREAWAGCAYCRAADVPLQRDCIQPVSRGGRYTFENVVPACASCNASKHNGEVTTWMRRRKLDERAFLSRHASILAALRPRPKAEEA, from the coding sequence GTGGACAACGACCTCACCGACGAGCAGTGGACCGCGCTCCGCGAAGCCTGGGCCGGCTGTGCCTACTGCCGGGCCGCAGACGTCCCCCTGCAACGCGACTGCATCCAGCCGGTCTCCCGGGGTGGCCGCTACACCTTCGAGAACGTGGTTCCCGCCTGCGCGTCATGCAACGCCAGCAAGCACAACGGCGAGGTCACGACCTGGATGCGACGCAGGAAGCTCGACGAACGCGCGTTCCTCAGCCGCCACGCATCGATCCTCGCCGCACTGCGACCGCGCCCGAAGGCCGAGGAGGCCTAG